In one Pseudarthrobacter oxydans genomic region, the following are encoded:
- a CDS encoding M24 family metallopeptidase, with amino-acid sequence MLFSEEEYAARLAGVRLRMEKQGLGALLVTDPANIYYLTGYNAWSFYTPQLVFVPASGPMLLFTRAMDAGGAFRTTWLPQDCIIGYPEQYVHRPHVHPFDWVAFALRERFLIAPAAKGCVGLEMDSHFFSPKAYRSLLNAIPEWTLVDSFELVNWVRSIKSPAEIQLMRGAAQVCMAAMQAAVETIDVGVRQCDAAAAISEAQIKGAGGVGGDYPAIVPMLPTGEAADTPHLTWSEDRFEANQAVVIELAGAHKRYHTPLARTMVLGKKPERLEKLADAVADGLNAVLTEVQPGVPVRELARAWNWTLAKYGLEKPSRIGYSIGVGYPPDWGERTISIRSEDESILAENMTFHLIGGMWMDNYGYELSESIRVTADGVETFTSFPRDLIQKGA; translated from the coding sequence TTGCTCTTCAGCGAAGAGGAGTACGCGGCGCGTCTAGCTGGCGTACGGTTGCGGATGGAAAAGCAAGGCTTGGGCGCCCTGCTGGTCACTGATCCAGCCAATATTTACTATCTCACTGGCTACAACGCCTGGTCCTTTTATACCCCGCAGCTGGTTTTCGTGCCGGCGAGCGGACCCATGCTCCTCTTTACGCGGGCAATGGACGCCGGTGGCGCCTTCCGTACCACATGGCTTCCCCAGGACTGCATCATCGGTTACCCGGAGCAGTACGTACACCGACCGCATGTCCATCCTTTCGACTGGGTGGCCTTCGCCCTGCGTGAGCGCTTCCTTATAGCCCCGGCGGCGAAGGGGTGCGTGGGCCTGGAAATGGATTCCCATTTCTTCTCCCCCAAGGCCTACCGCTCCTTGCTTAATGCGATCCCGGAGTGGACCCTGGTGGACAGCTTTGAGCTAGTCAACTGGGTCCGCTCGATCAAGTCCCCGGCCGAGATCCAGCTGATGCGCGGAGCGGCGCAGGTCTGCATGGCAGCCATGCAGGCCGCCGTCGAGACGATCGATGTGGGCGTCCGTCAGTGTGATGCCGCCGCAGCCATCAGCGAAGCCCAGATCAAAGGCGCAGGAGGGGTAGGCGGGGACTACCCGGCCATCGTGCCTATGCTCCCCACAGGCGAAGCAGCGGACACCCCTCACCTGACCTGGAGCGAGGACCGCTTCGAGGCGAATCAGGCCGTGGTCATCGAACTGGCCGGTGCCCACAAGCGCTACCACACACCCCTGGCGCGTACCATGGTGCTCGGCAAGAAGCCGGAACGTCTGGAAAAGCTGGCGGACGCCGTCGCGGACGGCCTTAACGCGGTGCTGACCGAAGTGCAGCCCGGTGTCCCCGTCCGCGAACTGGCACGGGCCTGGAACTGGACATTGGCCAAGTACGGCCTGGAAAAGCCCTCCCGCATCGGTTACTCGATTGGCGTCGGTTATCCGCCGGATTGGGGCGAGCGCACCATCTCCATCCGCTCCGAGGATGAATCCATCCTTGCGGAGAACATGACCTTTCACTTGATCGGCGGCATGTGGATGGATAACTACGGCTACGAACTCTCAGAATCCATCCGCGTCACTGCCGACGGCGTGGAAACCTTCACCAGCTTCCCCCGCGACCTCATCCAGAAAGGCGCCTAG
- a CDS encoding PLP-dependent aminotransferase family protein produces the protein MTINHFGTRFPAAPPLADRAVGLVGSVIDSSTSLLAAQTHDIVRFAMGSPADEAVPLEEFRDIADKVMDHSSLTYGATEGEPVLLKALVEYLAGTSDPTVEERVTITAGGMQGLDLACKIFINPGDLVIVESPTYTNGSGTALSYGAELLEAPMDQNGLIVEALPDLVAAAGRTPKAIYTIPNFQNPSGVTLSLSRRHQLLELAHEWNAVIIDDDPYGLLRFQGEDLPSFQALSPGDPLLFSVRTFSKILAPGLRVGWVDTDPSLRQLVINAKQAMDTCTNVPAQHIVAEFIRRGGLDNHLAGLRSEYKRRKDAMQESLHRNLGSRITTTDPEGGFFLWLTLQGEDARINTSKLFETALAEGVAFIPGPALSASGKFGDALRLCFASTTPERAEEGIIRLRRAMDRELAALEEGASA, from the coding sequence ATGACGATCAACCACTTTGGGACCCGTTTCCCCGCTGCCCCTCCCTTAGCAGACCGAGCTGTCGGCCTGGTCGGTTCGGTCATCGACTCCAGCACGTCCCTGTTGGCAGCCCAGACGCATGACATTGTCCGGTTTGCCATGGGCTCGCCCGCTGACGAAGCCGTGCCGCTGGAAGAATTCCGGGACATCGCCGACAAGGTCATGGACCACAGCTCCCTGACCTACGGCGCCACCGAAGGCGAGCCGGTGCTGTTGAAAGCCCTCGTGGAGTACCTGGCTGGCACCTCTGACCCTACCGTCGAGGAGCGCGTCACGATCACCGCCGGCGGAATGCAGGGTCTTGACTTGGCCTGCAAGATCTTCATCAACCCTGGCGACCTGGTGATCGTTGAGAGTCCTACCTACACCAACGGCAGCGGCACCGCCCTGAGCTACGGGGCCGAGCTGCTTGAGGCGCCTATGGACCAGAACGGTCTCATCGTCGAGGCCCTTCCGGATCTGGTAGCAGCTGCTGGCCGTACCCCCAAGGCCATCTACACCATTCCCAATTTCCAGAACCCGTCCGGTGTCACCCTCTCGCTGTCCCGCCGCCACCAGCTGCTGGAGCTGGCCCACGAGTGGAATGCCGTCATCATCGACGATGACCCGTATGGCCTGCTCCGTTTTCAGGGTGAGGACCTGCCCTCCTTCCAGGCATTGAGCCCCGGTGATCCACTGCTCTTTTCCGTCCGGACGTTCTCCAAGATCCTGGCCCCGGGGCTGCGGGTGGGCTGGGTTGACACTGATCCGTCCCTGCGCCAGTTGGTTATCAATGCCAAGCAGGCGATGGACACCTGCACCAACGTCCCTGCCCAGCACATCGTGGCCGAATTCATCCGCCGCGGCGGCCTGGACAACCATCTTGCCGGCCTGCGCTCGGAGTACAAGAGGCGTAAGGACGCCATGCAGGAAAGCCTGCACCGCAACCTCGGCAGCAGGATCACCACCACTGACCCCGAAGGTGGATTCTTCCTCTGGCTCACCCTCCAGGGCGAAGACGCGAGGATCAACACGAGCAAGCTCTTCGAGACGGCGCTGGCGGAGGGAGTCGCTTTCATCCCTGGGCCGGCACTGTCCGCCAGCGGAAAATTTGGGGACGCGCTGCGGCTCTGCTTCGCGTCCACCACTCCCGAGCGGGCAGAGGAAGGCATCATCCGCCTCCGCCGTGCGATGGACCGTGAGCTTGCGGCCCTGGAAGAGGGAGCCAGCGCGTGA
- a CDS encoding DUF3830 family protein — protein sequence MARYINITLEKRGVTCKAVLLDDVAPRTSNAVWDALPLSSQVFHGKYARNEIYNLVPAFAPKEPGAENTTVTPIPGDVCYFTFTSNDLKTPSHGYEADSGTDEVQTIVDLAVFYGRNNLLLNGDTGWVPGNVFATIVEGLDEMAAACQDIWMGGARDETLTYSRAEDSE from the coding sequence ATGGCTCGTTACATCAACATCACTCTCGAGAAGCGGGGAGTGACCTGCAAGGCGGTCCTACTCGACGACGTTGCGCCCCGCACGAGCAATGCAGTCTGGGACGCTCTACCACTAAGCAGCCAGGTATTCCATGGGAAGTATGCCCGTAATGAGATATACAACCTCGTCCCGGCTTTCGCTCCTAAGGAGCCCGGCGCCGAGAACACCACGGTGACGCCGATTCCCGGCGACGTCTGCTACTTCACGTTCACGTCCAATGACCTGAAGACGCCTTCGCACGGGTATGAGGCGGACTCAGGGACTGATGAAGTCCAGACCATCGTCGACCTCGCCGTTTTCTACGGGCGGAACAACCTGCTGCTCAACGGCGACACGGGTTGGGTTCCCGGAAACGTCTTTGCCACCATTGTTGAAGGCCTGGATGAGATGGCGGCGGCTTGCCAGGATATCTGGATGGGCGGTGCCCGGGATGAGACGTTGACCTACAGCCGCGCTGAGGACTCTGAATAG
- a CDS encoding M20 family metallopeptidase — translation MKTAALGQDSQQDSAGKNLEQKVLDLINEAELVSLTTALVAAGGENPGGTEEATVAVMKSFSLDAGLDVSAETVAPGRPNFTAVLPGGPQPGLLFLGHSDVVPAGSGWEQPPFAPYVRDGRLFGRGSTDMKGGLAAVLIALKALKDAGAELRGNAALACTVDEEDLGIGIRAYTPAALADPHFSYSGCVVAEPTDLETVIGCRGDSYIELKITGKSAHSGRPADGRNAIDSAARILDLVRADHARLQSAMDPLLGAGSWNTGLIRGGTGTSMVAAECTVSLDRRLMPDENAQVILDQLLGQINGAGIDTDGITVEAKVTMDMPGFRTPEVHPLVANSVAALADAGVDSAVTGWTAACDGGFIARDLGVPTIVMGPGGLNDQAHQVNESVKIAELVAAARAYALMCLRHGHS, via the coding sequence GTGAAAACCGCTGCTCTCGGGCAGGATAGCCAGCAGGATTCTGCGGGCAAGAACCTCGAACAGAAGGTCCTGGACCTAATAAACGAAGCGGAGCTCGTCTCACTGACCACAGCGCTGGTGGCAGCCGGCGGCGAAAACCCTGGTGGCACCGAAGAAGCAACAGTGGCGGTCATGAAAAGCTTTAGCTTGGATGCAGGCCTTGACGTGTCGGCCGAGACCGTCGCGCCGGGACGTCCCAACTTCACCGCCGTCCTGCCGGGCGGACCTCAGCCGGGGCTGCTGTTTCTGGGCCACTCCGACGTGGTGCCCGCCGGTAGCGGTTGGGAGCAGCCGCCGTTTGCGCCGTACGTGCGGGACGGACGGCTGTTCGGCCGCGGCTCCACGGACATGAAGGGCGGGTTGGCCGCGGTCCTTATAGCTTTGAAGGCCCTCAAGGACGCGGGCGCGGAGTTGCGCGGCAACGCCGCGCTGGCCTGCACTGTGGACGAAGAGGACTTGGGTATTGGCATTCGGGCCTACACGCCGGCAGCGCTGGCGGATCCTCATTTTTCCTACTCAGGGTGCGTCGTCGCCGAACCCACCGACCTGGAAACGGTTATCGGTTGCCGTGGCGACAGCTATATCGAGCTAAAAATCACTGGCAAATCCGCACATTCGGGGCGTCCCGCTGATGGGCGCAACGCCATCGACTCCGCGGCGAGGATTCTAGATCTGGTCCGCGCGGATCACGCCCGACTCCAATCGGCAATGGATCCGCTCCTTGGTGCCGGAAGCTGGAACACAGGCCTCATCCGCGGCGGCACGGGAACATCCATGGTGGCAGCCGAATGCACCGTCTCCCTGGACCGCCGGCTCATGCCCGATGAGAACGCCCAAGTGATCCTTGACCAGCTCCTTGGCCAGATCAACGGCGCAGGCATTGATACGGACGGCATCACGGTGGAAGCAAAGGTCACCATGGACATGCCGGGCTTCCGCACCCCTGAGGTCCACCCCCTGGTGGCTAACTCAGTGGCCGCCCTGGCCGATGCCGGCGTGGACAGTGCCGTGACGGGCTGGACCGCAGCCTGTGATGGTGGCTTCATTGCCCGTGACCTCGGCGTCCCCACCATCGTTATGGGGCCCGGCGGACTCAACGACCAGGCCCATCAGGTCAATGAATCAGTGAAGATCGCAGAGCTTGTGGCGGCGGCCCGCGCCTATGCACTCATGTGCCTCCGGCACGGGCATAGCTGA
- a CDS encoding MFS transporter, producing MVFTSGTGTSRRQSRGVISLAGASGGAFASFYCFYSGAPLIYTSAQTPAGGVVVGVLMVVVVLIQPFVLAVGPWTRNRARVVRMSLLAIAAGLAALPFGVLWPGLILLGVGFGVFVVTATAWAKELAAPENVGWALGVYGFGSAIGGAVGAPVGLLLAARFGASGVVLGGTVFALLAVLPVLAVAKNIAYNGPAHLARLNSPASPITDGVSSGVGLPNVAAVLVVLVILAVHLLAVVLYAAVLSSAASLVTGTTAIAAVLAVFAIQSTVALGRLASGALCDHSSAVGTAASAAVLLVISVACFAVPGSTPLVRIGASAAVGAGAGMMQTAALTLMMRRAQTPARTEQVSAAWNIAFDLGLGAGAVIASIMTLA from the coding sequence ATGGTGTTCACAAGCGGTACGGGCACCAGTCGGCGGCAGTCACGAGGCGTCATCAGCCTTGCGGGAGCTTCTGGTGGCGCATTTGCAAGCTTCTATTGCTTCTACTCCGGCGCGCCCCTCATTTATACCTCCGCCCAGACCCCTGCAGGAGGTGTGGTCGTGGGGGTCCTGATGGTGGTTGTGGTCCTCATTCAGCCTTTTGTCCTGGCAGTAGGCCCTTGGACGCGGAACCGTGCCCGTGTGGTCAGGATGTCATTGCTGGCCATTGCCGCCGGACTGGCCGCGTTGCCCTTCGGAGTCCTCTGGCCAGGCCTAATCCTCCTAGGGGTCGGGTTTGGGGTCTTCGTGGTAACCGCCACAGCATGGGCCAAGGAGCTCGCCGCCCCGGAAAATGTGGGCTGGGCATTGGGCGTCTACGGCTTCGGTTCAGCAATCGGCGGTGCTGTTGGAGCGCCCGTCGGGCTCCTCCTGGCCGCGCGTTTCGGTGCATCGGGTGTGGTCCTGGGAGGGACAGTGTTCGCTCTCCTGGCAGTCCTGCCTGTGCTGGCTGTGGCCAAGAACATCGCCTACAACGGGCCGGCGCACCTGGCACGGCTGAATTCGCCGGCATCTCCGATCACCGACGGCGTATCATCGGGTGTTGGTCTCCCAAACGTGGCCGCCGTCCTCGTGGTGCTGGTGATCCTGGCAGTCCACCTGCTGGCCGTCGTTCTGTATGCCGCCGTGCTCTCCTCGGCGGCGTCCCTGGTCACGGGGACGACTGCTATCGCTGCTGTGTTGGCGGTTTTCGCAATCCAGAGCACTGTCGCGCTCGGACGCCTGGCCAGTGGCGCGTTGTGCGATCACTCATCAGCTGTCGGCACCGCTGCCAGCGCGGCCGTTCTGTTGGTGATTTCCGTCGCCTGCTTCGCCGTCCCCGGTTCAACCCCGCTGGTAAGGATCGGAGCCAGCGCCGCGGTCGGCGCTGGAGCAGGCATGATGCAGACTGCCGCATTGACACTAATGATGCGGCGTGCGCAAACGCCGGCCCGGACAGAGCAAGTGAGTGCCGCCTGGAACATCGCTTTCGACCTCGGTCTGGGCGCCGGAGCAGTCATCGCCAGTATCATGACCCTTGCCTGA
- the acs gene encoding acetate--CoA ligase — protein MHPAPAAPFAFPPSSEFAANAVVTADEYQKAEADRPAFWARQARELLTWSKDFDEALDWSNPPFAKWFVGGEVNAAYNALDRHVENGRGDRVAIHFEGEPGDTRTYTYAQLTDEVKKAANAFESLGVAKGDRVAVYLPMIPEAVITLLACARIGAVHSVVFGGFSADALRSRIEDAEAKLVVTADGTYRRGKPSALKTAVDDALARPGHTVQNVIVVRRNEQPITWVMGRDQWWADTMEAASTEHTAVGHDSEHPLFILYTSGTTGKPKGILHTTGGYLTQTAYTHRAVFDLHPETDVYWCTADVGWVTGHSYVAYAPLINGATQVMYEGTPDSPHQGRWWEIVEKYKVSILYTAPTAIRTFMKWGREIPDKYDLSSLRVLGSVGESINPEAWMWYRKVIGGDKAPIVDTWWQTETGAQMIAPLPGVTATKPGSAQVPLPGIAVDVVDEMGESVPNGHGGFLVIREPWPAMLRGIWGDPQRFKDTYWSRFETMYFAGDGAKKDEDGDIWLLGRVDDVMNVSGHRLSTTEIESALVSHPAVAEAAVVGAADETTGQAVVAFVILRGDAVDSGHEIVQELRNHVGKEIGPIAKPKNILVVPELPKTRSGKIMRRLLKDVAEGRDPGDATTLSDPTIMQQIAQSLRK, from the coding sequence CTGCACCCGGCGCCCGCCGCCCCTTTCGCCTTTCCGCCTTCGTCGGAGTTCGCTGCGAACGCTGTGGTCACCGCGGATGAGTATCAGAAGGCCGAGGCGGACCGGCCGGCTTTTTGGGCACGGCAGGCGCGGGAGCTGCTGACCTGGAGCAAGGATTTCGACGAGGCGCTGGACTGGTCCAATCCGCCGTTCGCCAAGTGGTTTGTGGGCGGGGAGGTCAACGCCGCCTACAACGCGCTGGACCGGCACGTGGAGAACGGCCGGGGGGACCGGGTGGCCATCCACTTCGAAGGCGAACCGGGTGACACCCGCACCTACACCTATGCGCAACTGACCGATGAGGTGAAGAAGGCAGCGAACGCGTTCGAGTCCCTCGGCGTCGCCAAGGGCGACCGGGTTGCCGTTTACCTGCCGATGATCCCCGAAGCGGTGATCACGCTGCTGGCGTGCGCCCGGATCGGCGCCGTGCACTCGGTGGTGTTCGGCGGGTTCTCCGCCGACGCGCTGCGTTCCCGCATCGAGGATGCCGAGGCCAAGCTCGTGGTCACCGCGGATGGCACGTACCGCCGTGGCAAGCCCAGCGCCCTCAAAACGGCCGTCGACGACGCCCTTGCGCGCCCCGGCCATACAGTGCAGAACGTCATCGTAGTTCGACGTAATGAGCAACCAATTACATGGGTTATGGGCCGGGACCAATGGTGGGCGGACACCATGGAGGCCGCCTCCACCGAGCACACAGCGGTGGGCCACGATTCCGAGCACCCGCTGTTCATCCTCTACACCTCCGGCACCACGGGTAAGCCCAAGGGCATCCTGCACACCACCGGCGGGTACCTCACCCAGACCGCCTACACGCACAGGGCGGTGTTCGACCTGCACCCCGAGACGGACGTGTACTGGTGCACGGCCGACGTCGGCTGGGTCACCGGCCACTCCTACGTCGCGTACGCGCCGCTCATCAACGGCGCCACCCAGGTGATGTACGAGGGCACCCCGGACTCCCCGCACCAGGGCCGCTGGTGGGAGATCGTGGAGAAGTACAAGGTCTCCATCCTCTACACCGCCCCTACCGCGATCCGGACGTTCATGAAGTGGGGCAGGGAGATCCCGGACAAGTACGACCTCTCCTCCCTGCGCGTCCTTGGCTCCGTGGGCGAATCCATCAACCCCGAGGCCTGGATGTGGTACCGGAAGGTCATCGGCGGGGACAAGGCCCCCATCGTGGACACCTGGTGGCAGACCGAAACCGGGGCCCAGATGATCGCCCCGCTGCCCGGGGTCACGGCCACCAAGCCGGGCTCCGCGCAGGTGCCCCTGCCGGGTATCGCTGTTGACGTGGTGGACGAGATGGGCGAATCGGTTCCCAACGGCCACGGCGGGTTCCTGGTGATCCGCGAACCCTGGCCCGCGATGCTGCGCGGCATCTGGGGAGACCCGCAGCGGTTCAAGGACACCTACTGGTCCCGCTTCGAAACCATGTACTTCGCTGGCGACGGTGCCAAGAAGGACGAGGACGGCGACATCTGGCTCCTGGGCCGGGTGGATGACGTCATGAACGTCTCCGGGCACCGGCTCTCCACCACCGAAATCGAATCCGCCCTGGTCTCCCACCCGGCCGTGGCCGAAGCCGCCGTCGTCGGGGCAGCGGACGAAACCACCGGCCAGGCCGTCGTCGCGTTCGTCATCCTTCGCGGTGACGCCGTGGATTCCGGGCATGAGATCGTCCAGGAACTCCGGAACCACGTGGGTAAGGAAATCGGGCCCATCGCCAAGCCCAAGAACATCCTGGTGGTCCCGGAACTGCCCAAGACCCGGTCCGGCAAGATCATGCGCCGCCTGCTCAAGGACGTCGCAGAAGGCCGCGACCCCGGCGACGCCACCACCCTTTCCGACCCCACGATCATGCAACAGATCGCGCAGTCACTCAGGAAGTAA
- a CDS encoding D-2-hydroxyacid dehydrogenase yields the protein MDTTTKPANTPRPKIVILTAEGVVPPHNLETLRSRADVVTTDAAGLAEALPGAEVLFLWDFFSTALRDAWEHADSVRWVHVAAAGVDSLLFDELRNSEVLVTNAHGAFDGSIAEFVLASILAHDKQLHTSKDLQNQKVWKHREVQRTAGQNALIVGTGGIGRATAKLLKAVGLNVIGAGRTVRSYDADFNEVVASEDLVSHASWADHLVLIAPLTRDTRGILSSSVLAAMKPSAHVVNVGRGALVDEDALVEALRAGSIGAASLDVFHVEPLPDDHPFWSMNNVHISAHMCGDVVGWRETLADQFAANLDRWLQSEPLLNQVDKKLGYVTK from the coding sequence GCCCCGCCCAAAGATCGTTATTCTGACGGCGGAGGGCGTTGTTCCTCCCCATAATCTGGAGACCCTTCGATCGCGCGCCGATGTGGTTACGACCGATGCAGCTGGGCTGGCCGAGGCACTGCCCGGAGCGGAGGTCCTATTCCTTTGGGACTTCTTCTCCACTGCATTGCGTGACGCCTGGGAGCATGCTGACTCGGTGCGCTGGGTGCATGTCGCGGCTGCCGGCGTGGATTCGCTGCTCTTTGACGAGCTGCGGAATTCGGAGGTTTTAGTTACCAACGCCCACGGGGCCTTCGATGGATCAATTGCAGAGTTTGTGCTCGCCTCGATCCTTGCTCATGACAAGCAACTGCATACCAGTAAAGATCTGCAGAACCAGAAGGTCTGGAAGCACCGCGAGGTCCAGCGGACTGCCGGACAGAACGCCCTGATCGTTGGTACCGGGGGAATCGGCCGGGCCACTGCCAAGCTGCTGAAAGCGGTGGGCCTGAATGTTATCGGCGCGGGACGAACTGTGCGCAGCTACGACGCGGACTTCAACGAGGTAGTGGCCAGCGAGGACCTCGTCAGCCACGCCAGCTGGGCAGACCACCTGGTGCTGATTGCACCCTTGACCAGGGATACCCGTGGGATCCTGAGCAGTTCGGTGCTGGCTGCGATGAAGCCTTCCGCCCATGTTGTGAACGTGGGGCGGGGTGCCCTCGTGGACGAAGACGCTTTGGTGGAAGCCCTCCGGGCCGGCAGTATTGGTGCGGCATCACTGGACGTCTTTCACGTCGAACCGCTGCCAGACGACCATCCTTTTTGGAGCATGAACAACGTCCATATTTCCGCTCATATGTGCGGAGATGTCGTGGGCTGGCGAGAAACCCTCGCGGACCAGTTCGCAGCGAATCTGGATCGCTGGCTCCAAAGCGAGCCACTTCTCAACCAGGTAGACAAAAAACTGGGGTACGTTACAAAATAG
- a CDS encoding aminotransferase class III-fold pyridoxal phosphate-dependent enzyme codes for MTSLSPLLKQATPLVVDHALGSWIHATDGKSYLDFTTGIGVTSTGHCHPRVVEAAREQVGKIIHAQYTTVMHKPLLALTEKLGEVLPEGLDSVFYANSGSEAVEAAIRLARMATGRPNIVVFQGGFHGRTVAAASLTTAGTKFSAGFSPLMSGVHMSVFPYAYRYGWDEAAAVEFALKELDYLFQTRTAPNDTAAFLIEPALGDGGYLPTPAAFLEGLRERADRHGIQLIFDEVQAGVGRMGKFWGHQYSTATPDILITAKGIASGFPISAIAASTELMSKGWPGSQGGTYGGNAVSAAAGVATLDVVRDEGLVENSRIRGEQLQTGLKDIQARFPVIGDVRGKGLMQGIEFTTEDGTPDAATAAAVQQATTNHGLLTLTCGPAGNVVRLIPALIVTAEEITTGLERFENAIATVTAAAPVPAGR; via the coding sequence ATGACTTCTCTTAGCCCTCTTCTGAAGCAAGCGACCCCGCTGGTTGTTGATCATGCCCTTGGCAGCTGGATTCATGCGACTGATGGAAAGTCGTATCTTGATTTCACTACCGGCATCGGTGTGACGAGCACGGGTCATTGCCATCCGCGGGTAGTGGAGGCTGCCCGCGAGCAGGTGGGGAAGATCATCCACGCCCAGTACACCACGGTGATGCACAAGCCCTTGCTGGCGCTGACCGAGAAGCTTGGTGAGGTACTGCCCGAAGGCCTGGATTCGGTGTTTTACGCCAATTCCGGATCGGAGGCCGTTGAGGCCGCGATCCGCTTGGCGAGGATGGCCACGGGCCGGCCGAACATTGTCGTGTTCCAGGGCGGTTTCCATGGCCGGACGGTGGCGGCGGCGTCGCTGACCACTGCCGGAACGAAGTTCTCTGCCGGTTTCTCCCCCCTGATGTCCGGGGTGCACATGTCCGTCTTCCCGTACGCCTACCGCTACGGCTGGGATGAGGCGGCCGCGGTGGAATTCGCGTTGAAGGAACTGGACTACCTGTTCCAGACCCGGACCGCGCCTAACGATACTGCAGCGTTCCTGATCGAACCGGCCCTCGGTGACGGCGGATACCTGCCCACCCCGGCGGCGTTCCTGGAAGGACTGCGCGAACGCGCCGACCGGCACGGCATCCAGCTGATCTTCGATGAAGTCCAGGCAGGCGTGGGCCGGATGGGCAAGTTCTGGGGACACCAGTACTCCACCGCAACCCCGGACATCCTGATCACCGCCAAGGGCATCGCCTCCGGGTTCCCGATCTCCGCCATAGCCGCCTCCACCGAGCTGATGTCCAAAGGCTGGCCCGGGTCCCAGGGCGGAACCTACGGCGGGAACGCTGTCTCTGCCGCCGCCGGCGTCGCCACCCTCGATGTCGTCCGCGACGAAGGGCTCGTCGAGAACTCCCGGATCCGCGGCGAGCAGCTCCAGACCGGACTCAAAGACATCCAGGCCCGCTTCCCCGTCATCGGCGACGTGCGCGGTAAAGGCCTGATGCAAGGCATCGAATTCACCACCGAAGACGGCACCCCCGACGCCGCAACCGCAGCAGCAGTCCAACAGGCCACCACCAACCACGGCCTGCTCACACTCACCTGCGGGCCCGCCGGCAACGTCGTCCGCCTCATCCCCGCCCTCATCGTCACCGCCGAAGAAATCACCACCGGCCTCGAACGCTTCGAAAACGCCATCGCCACCGTCACCGCAGCCGCTCCTGTTCCGGCAGGAAGGTAG
- the pdxS gene encoding pyridoxal 5'-phosphate synthase lyase subunit PdxS translates to MLHGKQVAYDRVTGSGRVKRGMAEMLKGGVIMDVVNVEQARIAEDAGAVAVMALERVPADIRAQGGVSRMSDPDMIDQIIDAVSIPVMAKARIGHFVEAQILQSLGVDYIDESEVLTPADYVNHIDKWNFKVPFVCGATNLGEALRRINEGAAMIRSKGEAGTGDVSNATGHMRQIRSEIAKLAALPEDELYVAAKELQAPYELVKEVAAAGKLPVVLFTAGGIATPADAAMMMQLGADGVFVGSGIFKSGNPAQRAAAVVKATTFFDDPDVIAKASRGLGEAMVGINVDEIPQPHRLAERGW, encoded by the coding sequence ATGCTCCACGGCAAACAAGTGGCATACGACAGGGTCACGGGCAGCGGCCGCGTGAAGCGGGGCATGGCTGAGATGCTCAAGGGCGGCGTCATCATGGACGTCGTCAACGTCGAACAGGCCCGCATCGCCGAGGACGCCGGTGCCGTGGCGGTCATGGCGCTGGAACGCGTTCCGGCCGATATCCGCGCCCAGGGCGGCGTGTCCCGCATGTCGGATCCGGACATGATCGACCAGATCATCGATGCCGTGTCCATCCCGGTCATGGCCAAGGCCCGGATCGGCCACTTCGTGGAGGCCCAGATCCTGCAGTCCCTCGGCGTGGACTACATCGACGAGTCCGAGGTCCTGACCCCGGCCGACTACGTCAACCACATCGACAAGTGGAACTTCAAGGTTCCCTTCGTCTGCGGCGCCACCAACCTCGGTGAAGCACTGCGCCGCATCAACGAGGGTGCCGCCATGATCCGTTCCAAGGGCGAGGCCGGCACCGGCGACGTCTCGAACGCCACCGGCCACATGCGCCAGATCCGTTCCGAGATCGCCAAGCTCGCCGCCCTGCCCGAGGACGAGCTCTACGTCGCGGCCAAGGAACTGCAGGCACCGTACGAACTGGTCAAGGAAGTTGCCGCCGCCGGCAAACTTCCCGTGGTCCTGTTCACCGCCGGCGGCATCGCCACCCCCGCTGATGCTGCCATGATGATGCAGCTCGGCGCTGACGGCGTGTTCGTCGGCTCCGGCATCTTCAAGTCCGGCAACCCGGCCCAGCGCGCCGCCGCCGTCGTCAAGGCCACCACCTTCTTCGATGACCCCGATGTCATCGCCAAGGCCTCCCGCGGCCTCGGCGAAGCCATGGTGGGCATCAACGTCGACGAAATCCCGCAGCCGCACCGCCTCGCCGAACGCGGCTGGTAA